One genomic window of Fusarium fujikuroi IMI 58289 draft genome, chromosome FFUJ_chr01 includes the following:
- a CDS encoding related to carboxyphosphonoenolpyruvate phosphonomutase, whose protein sequence is MSKSIVNSTPYPFQFNPPTLQKPGKPGQIANVTGTLKNVRGKIPSVHASALRTMMLEAHNDPTKILAHCCSYDGLSSRLCEEAGFPMIFLAGYAVSSAYGLPDTGYIAMAEVCDKIQETVRQVSVPVMADGDAGYGSPLNVKRTVESYAHAGAAGIMIEDQTWPKRCGHTKGKSVVSRGEAYARIQAACDARDQGKDIFILARTDALIHGWEEALSRAKEFKRIGVDAVFVEALPDRESMRRCVEEIGIPTFANIIEGGKTENLSAKDLAELGFCAVAYPWTLVAAKLKSIRETLEELKKSMTIGKPPMILSYSEVCEGVGFNKYWDLEERYKFKDEGLVTNSTNGHS, encoded by the exons ATGTCCAAGTCCATCGTCAACAGCACCCCCTACCCCTTCCAGTTCAACCCCCCAACCCTGCAAAAGCCTGGCAAGCCCGGACAGATCGCCAATGTAACTGGCACTCTGAAAAACGTCCGCGGCAAGATCCCATCTGTCCACGCGTCAGCCCTTCGCACTATGATGCTCGAAGCCCACAATGACCCTACTAAGATCCTCGCCCATTGCTGCAGCTATGACGGTCTTTCATCACGACTCTGTGAGGAAGCTGGTTTTCCAATGATCTTCCTCGCTGGTTATGCTGTATCTAGCGCTTACGGTCTTCCTGACACTGGTTATATCGCCATGGCTGAGGTGTGCGATAAGATTCAGGAAACTGTGAGGCAGGTCTCTGTGCCTGTCATGGCCGATGGAGATGCAGGCTACGGCAGCCCACTGAATGTCAAAAGAACCGTGGAGAGCTATGCCCACGCTGGCGCGGCTGGAATCATGATTGAGGATCAAACATGGCCAAAGC GCTGTGGTCATACCAAGGGCAAGTCTGTTGTCTCTCGTGGTGAAGCATATGCCCGTATCCAGGCTGCTTGCGACGCTCGCGATCAGGGcaaggatatttttatcctAGCTAGAACCGACGCACTGATCCATGGTTGGGAGGAGGCCTTGAGTCGTGCAAAGGAGTTCAAAAGGATTGGCGTCGATGCCGTTTTTGTCGAGGCCCTTCCCGATCGTGAGTCTATGCGTCGATGTGTAGAGGAGATTGGCATCCCAACATTTGCAAACA TCATCGAAGGAGGAAAGACTGAGAATCTGTCTGCCAAGGACCTTGCAGAACTGGGATTCTGTGCAGTGGCATATCCCTGGACGCTTGTCGCTGCGAAGCTCAAGAGTATCCGCGAGACTCTGGAAGAACTGAAGAAGAGTATGACCATTGGAAAACCCCCTATGATCCTTTCATACAGCGAAGTTTGTGAGGGCGTTGGATTCAATAAGTATTGGGATTTGGAGGAGAGGTATAAGTTCAAGGATGAGGGCCTTGTGACTAATTCCACAAACGGTCATTCTTAG
- a CDS encoding related to ARO80-positive transcription regulator of ARO9 and ARO10, with the protein MDADAQTQPTLPDNDGPSRRRRVRDFRRGYHACELCRKKKIRCIVDKPGASCLRCQREVKECVFSDERSHRKRNKTVDRRGSSEQAADSEHGITMASTSSAQANMSQDTFTEEPSQMLDDSNDLTFPGMSISVRSGLPDHQQQAVMNEASPSISSTGPAGEITTTLVSNGNDALRLLYQPAIEHANKDGASPSNQGPMTRHTQHPTAGTSSPRTTASVIASGPNLTSPISLSPLTVWRAFRFVRMGWFTAEEAVNYVDLFRQNLAPLSPVSRGFDLSHEKHYKLITQEPLLCCVILMISSRYHVLSGHGGLARSTIVHHRLWEHCQHLVMRIIFGQEKRSKAKTRTRGSIEALLLIIEWHPQAIHLPPASDGWDSSTLLTDFDPRDDQFDNQADTTDDNEAQWLRDVILPAKTSDRMSWMLLGCVQSLALELGLCDDGERGDTSTKPPGFKAEQTRLRDLLYIFLEQQSSRLGCPSMMPTSVSRFMSESSRRDVQGDSAIVAAWLDLTNLTRTIIDVLCPSAKGIRDILSSSRYVNIIKHFQKQLAGWKTTHLSHENLCSHAYEDLTIEYNYVRAFINSFGIQAAVDRVLGRGPPNFIDTDVLQSSITATDYSFIKEVIDSSCQALESVSRLFEAGKLRYCPVRVFLRIIMVSIFLLKALSLGIRTTDLETSLGILERSIRALRDSNLDEMHLASRYGELLDMHLEKYRQSLVPTTIPQGIRAVDQTSQWTFDTSVPPVDDSLGDLSMPAVDDWLALPFDPSMAPFGFATDDPDVAEPEDRSWDFLWSLPNA; encoded by the exons ATGGATGCTGACGCCCAAACTCAGCCCACTTTGCCCGATAATGATGGTCCCTCTCGCAGACGGCGCGTGCGTGACTTCCGCCGGGGCTACCACGCTTGCGAGTTGTgtcggaagaagaagatccgcTGTATCGTGGATAAACCTGGCGCGTCATGCTTGAGATGTCAACGAGAGGTCAAAGAATGCGTATTCAGTGATGAGCGCTCTCACCGGAAACGGAACAAAACTGTCGATAGAAGAGGATCATCCGAACAAG CTGCGGATTCAGAGCATGGTATTACCATGGCGAGCACCTCGTCGGCTCAAGCCAATATGAGCCAAGACACGTTTACAGAAGAGCCATCACAGATGCTCGACGACAGTAATGATTTGACATTCCCAGGCATGTCTATATCAGTCCGCAGCGGACTGCCCGatcaccagcaacaagctGTCATGAACGAAGCTTCACCGTCTATCAGCTCCACCGGACCTGCAGGTGAAATCACTACTACACTTGTTTCAAATGGTAACGACGCACTGCGGCTTTTGTACCAGCCTGCGATCGAACACGCGAACAAGGATGGTGCCTCACCGAGCAATCAAGGGCCCATGACACGGCATACGCAGCATCCTACCGCGGGGACTTCTAGCCCTCGAACAACTGCCTCTGTCATAGCATCTGGGCCCAATCTCACTTCCCCAATTTCTCTCAGTCCTTTGACGGTATGGCGGGCTTTCCGATTTGTCAGAATGGGCTGGTTTACCGCCGAAGAAGCAGTTAACTACGTTGACCT GTTTCGACAAAATCTAGCACCACTATCTCCTGTATCGAGAGGCTTTGACCTAAGCCACGAAAAACACTACAAGCTCATCACACAGGAGCCTCTCCTCTGCTGTGTCATCCTGATGATATCATCCCGGTACCACGTCTTGAGTGGTCACGGCGGTCTAGCCAGGAGCACCATTGTCCACCATCGATTATGGGAGCACTGTCAGCATCTCGTCATGAGAATCATCTttggccaagagaagagatccaaagccaagacaagAACCCGAGGGTCCATCGaggctcttctcctcattaTAGAGTGGCACCCACAAGCGATACATCTACCGCCGGCTTCGGATGGGTGGGACTCGTCTACTTTGCTCACCGACTTCGATCCTCGGGATGATCAGTTCGATAATCAAGCAGACACTACCGACGACAACGAAGCCCAGTGGCTCAGAGATGTTATACTACCCGCCAAAACCTCGGATCGTATGTCTTGGATGCTGCTAGGCTGTGTGCAGTCTTTGgctcttgaacttggtctcTGCGATGATGGCGAAAGAGGAGACACATCTACAAAACCACCAGGATTCAAAGCCGAGCAGACAAGATTACGAGATCTGCTTTATATATTCCTGGAGCAGCAGTCGAGTCGACTAGGATGTCCCTCCATGATGCCGACTTCTGTGTCGCGCTTCATGTCAGAGTCTTCCAGAAGAGACGTGCAGGGCGATTCAGCTATAGTGGCAGCATGGCTTGATCTGACTAATCTTACACGCACCATCATCGATGTTCTATGTCCCTCGGCCAAGGGAATTCGAGACATTCTTAGTAGCTCCAGATatgtcaacatcatcaaacaCTTTCAGAAACAGCTGGCAGGATGGAAGACAACCCACCTCAGCCACGAGA ATTTATGTTCTCATGCTTACGAAGACTTGACTATTGAATACAACTATGTCCGGGCCTTCATAAATTCGTTTGGAATTCAGGCCGCCGTTGATCGAGTTCTTGGTCGAGGACCGCCAAATTTCATCGACACCGACGTTCTTCAGTCATCTATCACTGCAACAGACTACTCCTTTATCAAAGAAGTTATAGACTCATCATGCCAGGCTCTTGAGTCAGTCAGTAGGCTATTCGAGGCTGGTAAGCTCCGATATTGCCCCGTTCGAGTATTTCTCCGCATCATTATGGTTTCCATTTTCCTTCTAAAAGCCCTGAGTCTTGGGATCCGAACAACAGATCTGGAGACCTCCCTTGGAATATTGGAGAGAAGCATCCGAGCTTTGAGAGACAGCAATCTCGACGAGATGCATCTAGCTTCTAGGTATGGAGAGTTGTTGGACATGCATCTGGAGAAGTACAGGCAAAGTCTGGTCCCAACTACGATTCCTCAGGGGATTCGTGCAGTAGACCAAACCTCCCAATGGACTTTTGACACCAGCGTACCGCCAGTAGATGACTCTCTAGGAGATCTGTCGATGCCGGCTGTGGATGACTGGCTTGCGCTGCCATTTGATCCAAGCATGGCTCCATTCGGCTTCGCCACTGATGACCCCGACGTAGCCGAGCCAGAAGATAGGTCTTGGGATTTCTTGTGGAGTTTACCGAATGCTTAA
- a CDS encoding related to WSC2 Glucoamylase III (alpha-1,4-glucan-glucosidase), translated as MLKNLLVLALASFAFGQDDIPTDATVKDEDMGPAAFMWPPDRVWSGDMDNKAPCGSRAAAGNRTNFPMTGGAVSLVAQDDYYNTKISISYSEDPKSNDDFETLIQEKSITDLDPGHTCVQVPDAPSKVSAGDNATLQIIYRADWDAPHNQTFYACADITFVTKSEFKFEIPCFNATEPGDDDKAAGATVGPSPTATHPSTSSESSDASEAESKSGKSNKLSGGAIAGIVIGSIAGVVLIAGAILFFLRRRQQAKRNSRISRMEDNARKHQLATDGASGTSI; from the exons ATGTTGAAGAATCTGCTCGTTCTGGCTCTGGCGTCTTTTGCCTTTGGGCAAGATGACATTCCTACGGATGCTactgtcaaggatgaggacaTGGGACCTGCCGCTTTCATGTGGCCCCCGGACCGTGTTTGGTCTGGGGACATGGACAACAAGGCTCCTTGCGGTTCACGAGCAGCTGCTGGGAACAGAACCAACTTTCCCATGA CTGGCGGTGCTGTCTCTCTGGTCGCTCAGGATGATTACTACAATACCAAAATCAGCATCTCGTACTCAGAAG ACCCCAAGTCCAACGATGACTTTGAAACCCTGATTCAGGAAAAGAGCATCACAGATCTCGATCCAGGTCACACCTGCGTTCAAGTCCCCGATGCCCCCTCCAAGGTCTCAGCCGGTGACAACGCAACTCTGCAAATCATCTACCGCGCAGACTGGGACGCACCTCACAACCAGACCTTCTACGCCTGCGCTGATATCACCTTTGTAACAAAGTCCGAGTTCAAGTTTGAGATTCCCTGCTTCAACGCCACTGAGCccggtgatgatgacaaggCAGCTGGTGCGACTGTTGGACCCAGCCCAACTGCTACTCACCCGTCTACATCTTCTGAAAGCTCTGATGCTTCTGAGGCAGAGAGCAAGTCGGGCAAGTCTAATAAGTTGAGTGGTGGAGCTATTGCTGGTATTGTTATTGGTTCTATCGCTGGTGTTGTCTTGATCGCTGGTGCGattctgttcttcttgcgTCGTAGACAACAGGCAAAGAGGAACTCGCGAATTTCTCGCATGGAGGATAACGCGCGCAAGCATCAATTGGCTACGGATGGTGCTTCTGGCACCAGCATCTAA
- a CDS encoding related to nicotinamide mononucleotide permease — protein MSLGTEELEHAAEHQEQQRVDVPEEANRRIKNTFDRRLLPIVCCLYILSYLDRGNIGNAKTAGAKDDLGLSDSEWAWVLNAFYICYVCFEWTSLFWKILPASKYVAGLCVCWGTAAMCAGAVHNLGGLIACRALLGVFEAAFGAGAPYFLSLFYRRDELGFRVSLLLGMSPLANCFASALAYGITHISGSLEPWRYLFIIEGAPTVAFSLVAWFFLADSPDKAKYLSEKDATYAVERLQVRDRTKKTGVRWNQIFAGLTDYQNYVHTVIHFCCNYSFAGLSNFLPTIVRDMGYSSVTAQGLTAPPYFLAFLCCVLGALVSDRYGKRGYVVGGSAFIGFIGYLMLVVVQDESKKATRYAAIFLASCGVFPALAINITWLLNNQGGDSKKGAGLAILATFGQCSSFISSVVFPSSDGPLYLRGTAIGCGLTGLISVLALGLHFALERENKRRDREYGPVDSDMAVDVTELGDKNKNFRYLT, from the exons ATGTCCCTGGGCACAGAGGAACTTGAACATGCAGCAGAACACCAGGAACAGCAACGCGTTGACGTTCCCGAGGAGGCCAACAGGCGTATCAAGAATACA TTTGACCGCCGGCTTCTCCCCATCGTCTGCTGCCTATACATCCTATCCTATCTCGACCGAGGAAATATCGGCAACGCCAAAACCGCTGGCGCAAAAGATGACCTCGGCCTCAGCGACTCTGAATGGGCTTGGGTCCTTAACGCGTTCTACATCTGCTACGTTTGCTTCGAGTGGACCAGCCTTTTCTGGAAGATACTCCCTGCGAGCAAATACGTCGCGGGGCTTTGCGTTTG TTGGGGAACGGCAGCCATGTGCGCTGGTGCTGTGCATAACCTTGGTGGACTCATTGCTTGCCGGGCGCTGCTTGGTGTATTCGAGGCTGCTTTTGGAGCTGGTGCACCGTATTTCCTGTCGTTGTTCTACCGTCGTGACGAGCTCGGTTTTCGTGTTTCTCTACTACTTGGAATGTCGCCGTTAGCAAACTGCTTCGCTTCTGCATTGGCTTACGGGATCACGCATATCAGTGGCTCACTGGAGCCTTGGAGatatctcttcatcatcg AGGGTGCCCCCACTGTAGCATTCTCCCTCGTCGCttggttcttcttggcagaTTCCCCAGACAAAGCCAAATACCTATCCGAGAAAGATGCCACCTACGCTGTCGAGCGGCTTCAGGTCCGCGATCGCACCAAGAAGACTGGAGTTCGCTGGAACCAGATATTTGCTGGCCTGACAGACTACCAGAACTACGTCCATACTGTCATCCATTTTTGCTGCAACTACTCCTTCGCTGGCCTTTCAAACTTTCTCCCGACTATTGTCCGCGATATGGGTTACTCATCCGTCACAGCACAGGGCCTTACTGCACCGCCATACTTTCTGGCTTTCCTTTGCTGCGTGCTGGGAGCTTTGGTGAGCGATAGGTATGGAAAGAGAGGATATGTTGTCGGTGGAAGCGCGTTCATTGGCTTCATCGGCTACCTCATGTTGGTCGTCGTTCAGGATGAGTCTAAGAAGGCAACCCGTTATGCCGCCATCTTTCTGGCGTCGTGTGGAGTCTTTCCTGCGctcgccatcaacatcacctgGCTGCTTAACAACCAGGGAGGAGACTCGAAGAAGGGTGCTGGACTGGCCATTCTGGCTACCTTTGGTCAATGCTCTTCTTTTATCAGCAGTGTTGTATTTCCCAGTTCTGACGG ACCTCTCTACCTTCGTGGCACTGCAATTGGCTGTGGATTGACCGGACTGATCTCTGTCCTTGCATTGGGCCTACACTTTGCTTTGGAACGTGAGAACAAGAGAAGGGACCGGGAATATGGCCCCGTCGATTCCGATATGGCTGTTGATGTTACGGAGCTTggtgacaagaacaagaacttTCGCTACCTCACATAA
- a CDS encoding related to 2`-hydroxyisoflavone reductase yields MVKIAIAGASSELAREILDRLVATGKHDITALVRKDPSTFPELSGVTWVKANYENKTELVDLFRGVETVLSFLAVHLDPGNETQKRLIDAAIEAGVKRFAPSEWATGSKLADSLDVMSWYSGKIEIRDYLKSLNSGKKVIEYTLFQPGGFMDYLCHPYKTAKYITTTVVNVDFVKKHSIVVEGTLDDEITYTSVNDIANIVTKAIDFEGEWPVIGGISGDRISIRQLLKIGEELRGEPFTIEWLKMEDLAAGELKTDNYPRLPLPSVPQNQVEAFSKMVVIGTLTAFHRGAWTVSDEWNQAFPDYKFTKVDELLKSAWEGKHQAI; encoded by the exons ATGGTCAAAATTGCTATCGCAGGAGCTTCTAGTG AGCTCGCTAGAGAGATTCTCGACAGGCTTGTCGCTACTGGAAAGCACGATATCACTGCGCTTGTCCGCAAG GACCCATCGACATTCCCAGAGCTCTCAGGCGTCACTTGGGTGAAAGCCAATTATGAAAACAAGACAGAGCTTGTTGATTTATTCCGTGGCGTTGAAACCGTTCTCTCTTTCCTCGCTGTTCATTTGGACCCAGGGAACGAGACCCAGAAGCGACTTATTGATGCAGCTATCGAGGCTGGCGTGAAGAGATTCGCTCCGTCTGAGTGGGCAAC CGGATCCAAACTCGCAGACTCACTCGATGTCATGTCATGGTACAGCGGCAAGATCGAGATCAGAGATTATCTCAAGAGCTTGAACTCTGGTAAAAAG GTTATCGAGTATACACTGTTCCAGCCTGGTGGCTTTATGGATTACCTTTGCCATCCATACAAGACTGCAAAGTACATCACCACTACTGTCGTCAATGTCGATTTCGTCAAGAAGCATTCGATAGTCGTCGAAGGTACCCTCGACGACGAGATCACATATACAAGTGTCAACGATATTGCCAACATCGTTACCAAAGCTATCGATTTTGAAGGCGAGTGGCCCGTGATCGGAGGTATCAGCGGTGACCGCATCTCTATCCgtcagcttctcaagattGGAGAAGAACTACGAG GAGAGCCTTTCACTATCGAGTGGCTTAAGATGGAAGACCTTGCTGCCGGAGAACTCAAGACCGACAACTACCCCCGACTTCCACTACCATCAGTTCCCCAGAATCAGGTGGAAGCTTTCTCAAAGATGGTAGTAATCGGGACTCTGACTGCTTTCCACCGCGGAGCTTGGACGGTCTCGGATGAATGGAATCAGGCTTTTCCGGACTACAAGTTTACAAAGGTTGATGAACTGCTGAAGTCTGCGTGGGAGGGCAAGCATCAGGCAATCTAG
- a CDS encoding related to tol protein produces the protein MAELHWSTNQYIGDLENSWEARKGNFNDGETIQITAPADSLYGAHGFVPLTDVEPASSERNYRVLRKWLSTCISSHQGCRVSHSMTEKSTQETTVLPTRVVDIGDLKEHRSKPRLFISNKASGQYIALSHRWSKSIVTKLKGENLSQYQKELPVNDMPPTFQDAIEVTRQLGFRYLWIDSLCIIQDDEPDWSKESHMMGSIFEEASCTIAAVDSVDDNGVDHGLFLPRDTNSPSVKLTIPYNKEPLSKLSQRVFKTHAAVYVWKMRWLREIPTKKICDKNTITIRPRIVSSRRRIPRSNWHKRGWVLQERCLSRRLIYYTKSKLSWSCFTQSGEEEGGDPQEADRIPLIPLRRESDDSLFNIWQGIVSDYQGCQLTFSKDRLAAVAGISARLEAKFPCKIYAGILFHSPGDAAENLLWYASKTPLRTFNEFHAPSWAWVAFNGEISFFMPTPRGAGELLVDRLDFKIRNQCESVDPSKDCKGTCVSGSVSFEGPAGKLTRGGKLKDLKVAGGPVDPINERKILAKILGHSLMPGMAIPRFDELGSMVRMPYNLPVPDHTEILKDECGCIIGFFIPDLEEELEQATVETYG, from the exons ATGGCCGAGTTGCACTGGAGCACGAACCAATACATTGGTGACCTGGAGAACAGCTGGGAGGCCAGAAAAGGGAACTTCAATGATGGTGAGACCATCCAGATTACAGCTCCAGCAG ACTCGTTGTATGGAGCCCATGGCTTTGTGCCGCTTACCGATGTCGAACCAGCATCATCTGAAAGAAACTACAGAGTGCTTCGAAAATGGCTCTCTACCTGTATATCCAGCCATCAAGGGTGCCGTGTATCACACTCCATGACAGAAAAGTCAACTCAGGAGACCACGGTGCTACCGACTAGAGTCGTCGATATAGGCGATCTCAAAGAGCACCGGTCTAAGCCGCGGCTTTTTATATCGAATAAGGCGTCAGGACAGTACATTGCTCTGAGCCATCGTTGGAGCAAATCAATTGTCACAAAACTGAAGGGTGAAAACCTCAGCCAATACCAGAAAGAGCTCCCAGTGAATGATATGCCGCCAACATTTCAGGACGCTATAGAAGTGACACGCCAACTTGGTTTCCGTTATCTTTGGATTGACTCGCTCTGCATCATACAAGACGACGAGCCTGATTGGTCGAAAGAGTCCCATATGATGGGGAGTATCTTTGAAGAGGCTAGTTGCACTATCGCTGCTGTCGATTCCGTGGACGACAATGGGGTCGACCACGGTTTGTTCTTACCACGAGACACTAATTCTCCTTCAGTCAAACTCACAATTCCCTACAATAAAGAACCTCTCAGCAAGCTATCCCAACGAGTATTCAAAACCCATGCGGCAGTCTATGTCTGGAAGATGCGATGGTTAAGGGAAATACCAACCAAGAAAATTTGTGACAAAAACACTATCACGATTCGTCCACGCATTGTGTCGTCCCGGAGACGTATTCCACGGTCCAACTGGCATAAAAGGGGCTGGGTATTGCAGGAGAGGTGCCTCTCTCGACGGCTGATATATTATACCAAGAGTAAGCTCTCCTGGTCTTGCTTTACCCAAAGtggcgaggaggagggcggTGATCCCCAAGAGGCTGACAGGATCCCTCTGATTCCGCTGCGGAGAGAAAGTGATGATTCACTATTCAACATTTGGCAGGGTATTGTTTCAGATTACCAAGGCTGCCAGCTGACGTTTAGCAAAGACAGGCTGGCCGCTGTTGCTGGTATTTCTGCTCGGTTAGAAGCCAAGTTTCCGTGCAAGATCTACGCCGGAATCCTGTTCCACTCACCTGGCGACGCCGCGGAGAATTTGCTCTGGTATGCCAGTAAGACACCTCTGCGGACCTTTAACGAGTTCCACGCGCCATCATGGGCCTGGGTTGCTTTTAATGGCGAGATATCGTTCTTCATGCCAACACCACGTGGAGCTGGCGAGCTTTTGGTAGACAGGCTAGACTTCAAGATTCGTAATCAGTGCGAGTCGGTGGACCCATCAAAAGATTGCAAAGGAACTTGTGTGTCTGGGAGTGTTTCTTTTGAAGGTCCGGCCGGAAAACTTACTCGGGGAGGCAAGCTGAAGGATTTAAAAGTTGCGGGAGGTCCAGTCGATCCGATTAACGAACGAAAGATCCTGGCTAAGATCCTAGGCCATTCTCTTATGCCAGGTATGGCGATACCGCGGTTTGACGAATTGGGAAGCATGGTTCGAATGCCATATAACTTGCCAGTGCCAGATCACACAGAGATACTGAAAGATGAATGCGGCTGCATCATCGGATTTTTCATACCGGAccttgaggaagagcttgagcaAGCCACAG TTGAGacttatggctga